Part of the Sphaerochaeta associata genome is shown below.
AAATGTTTTTGTGCTTTTATAATAGTAATAATCAAAGAACCCAACTGTATAGCCTGAATCCTGCAGCGAAAACAAACAATACAACCCATCAGGGTTGATCTTTACAGTTTCAAGGATTATATCAAAGCCCCAAACGCTTGCACCCCTGTAACTGTTTTCAATTTTTGACTTGAGGTTATCAGCTGATACTATCTGAAGAGATTGAAGAATCGGGAAAGTTTGATAAATTGAATTTGAATTAATGCTACCACTGACTTTTTCTATCCTATAGGAAGTAAGTCCTCTGCCTGTGCTCGCAGAAAAAGAGGGAATGAAAACCACATCACCGTTTACCTGATTAGTATCGAGAGAACATGACGATACAGCGATTATGCAGCATGTAATTACAACGAGTGCAAAAAATGATTTGAATCGTTTCATAGAGTTCCCTTACTGATTATTGTTGTTGCTTTGTTCCATGATAATATCACTAAAAGCAAAAGAATGCGAGAAAAATTGCTCAAAAGTACAAGTACAAGTTATCTGAATAAGCATCCAAAAGAACAGGGTATTACATCAGTATTAAAGGAGCAAAATACTGCTCAGGCATCGCGAAATCGTAGTCCGGCATTGGAGAGAGCTGCTCTCAGCTTGGGGATCGATGCAGGGCCCATACCATGAAGTTTCAGGATTTCTGATTCCGTATGGTTCGCCAGTTCCTGCAGGTTGGTGATCCCTGCACTCTCAAGGGCATTGGAAGCAGGAGAAGAAAGGATGGCACGGAAAGGCCCCTCAGTCTTCATGCGTTCACAGATGGGACAAACAGGACAGTCGGTACTTTTCTCATACGTGTGTCCTCTCTCGCAAGTTTGCTCCATCTTGGAATTTTTCATTTTCAACGCTCCATTTCCTGTAAAGTATTATATCTCCTGCAGAAGGGCGAATACCATACCTCGAAATCAAGGTTCTTATTGAACGGAAGGAGTTCTAGCTTATCAGAAGCATCAGTTTGAGGAATTCCCCTGCCCATACCTGCCACTTGACCTAAATAATGCCTACCGCTGCGATTCCTCGTTCAGGTAGTATTCAAGGTCCAGGTAGATCTCCTCCAGCTTTGTCCGTGCCCAAAGGTTCTTGCGCAGGAACTTCAAGCTGGATTTGATGCTGGGATCGTTATAGAAGCATTGCAGCTGCACCATGTCGAACAGCCCGTCCCAGCCGTAGTAATCGACCAGGCGGGTAAGCAGTTTCTCAAGCGTTATGCCATGCAGGGGGTTGTTCACTTGTGTAGTTGAAGTGGTCATGTCCTTGATAGAATCTCCTTCACCCGCCCAACTGCACCACTCTCAAGACGAACCTTGATACCGTGCGGATGCATGTTGGAGTTGGTCAGGATGTCCTTGACCACACCCTTGGTGGTGTTGCCTGTGGCTTGGTCCTGCTTGAGGACGATAAGCACTTCCAGTCCAGCGTGTATATCAGCTCTTCTCCTACCATCCATATCGACATCTCCTACAACCCTCACTCTACAGGAGAATGTAATAATGTTGAAGAGGAATCAGTATTGGATTTGGGCCAGGTGCAAAACTGCCGGCATTACCAGAGATGAGTTGAGAGAATGCTACCAACTTTAAGGGATGAACAAGCGTATCTGGGCTACTTGGCTGCCGCCAAGCTGAAGATATTGCATTGGACTGATATCCCATTCCCAGCCGGATGACTGGAGATTGATGATGCAAACCAACACAAGCTACAAGATATTCATGATCAAGACTCTTACTGAGGAGGGGACAACTGTGGTCAAACTTAAATAGTAAAAATCCGTATTTGCACAGTGTTGATAAATGACCGTTGAAGCATAAGCAAACAAAAGCATATACTGTGGCTGTAATTTGTGAAGACAGTTGGCTGGATAGTTGCGATGTGGTAGTCCCTATCTGGCCTCTGTCTTCTTGCAAAGGACTACCACATGAAGAACATAAGATCAAAGTCCAGGAGGAAGACTCCTTGGTCCGATGCGCCTGAAGCCACCGCACTTCAGGCATTCATTGATGAAAGCAATCAGGACAATTATCACAGGAAGCATCCAGGCATTTCTGATACCGGCGAGGTTGAGCTGCTCAACTCGATGGGTGTAC
Proteins encoded:
- a CDS encoding DNA-directed RNA polymerase subunit alpha C-terminal domain-containing protein, whose product is MKNSKMEQTCERGHTYEKSTDCPVCPICERMKTEGPFRAILSSPASNALESAGITNLQELANHTESEILKLHGMGPASIPKLRAALSNAGLRFRDA
- a CDS encoding VF530 family DNA-binding protein gives rise to the protein MTTSTTQVNNPLHGITLEKLLTRLVDYYGWDGLFDMVQLQCFYNDPSIKSSLKFLRKNLWARTKLEEIYLDLEYYLNEESQR
- a CDS encoding YwbE family protein; the encoded protein is MDGRRRADIHAGLEVLIVLKQDQATGNTTKGVVKDILTNSNMHPHGIKVRLESGAVGRVKEILSRT
- a CDS encoding IS1/IS1595 family N-terminal zinc-binding domain-containing protein, producing the protein MKNIRSKSRRKTPWSDAPEATALQAFIDESNQDNYHRKHPGISDTGEVELLNSMGVQECRHCSSTAIQRFGFTSNGVRRFRCKDCRRTFNILTNTIIDSHKLPLT